In Bordetella holmesii ATCC 51541, the following proteins share a genomic window:
- a CDS encoding bacterial regulatory helix-turn-helix, lysR family protein, whose protein sequence is MELRHLRYFVAVAEALHFTRAAQRLGIGQPPLSLQTQQLEREIGTPLLLRLPRGVELTEAGAQLLVDARSILAAADRAIDTARRLGRGERGAVSVGFTASAVFHPYLPRAIRAYRDRYPGVHISLSESTSAALLQALRLEEVDVAFVRPPYALEPECATERVLDEPMLVALPPGHPLDRKRSVPMTDLAEEAFVLYPRPIGAGLYDAILSACLRAGFTPRVIQEAPQMASIISLVAAGVGIAIVPAAMRHMGAEGIEYRPIRGDAPRALLDMAYRRHERSTAARNAIALLRELAPTPG, encoded by the coding sequence ATGGAATTGAGACATCTGCGATATTTCGTCGCCGTGGCGGAGGCCCTGCACTTCACCCGGGCGGCCCAGCGGCTAGGCATCGGGCAACCCCCTTTGAGCCTGCAAACTCAGCAGCTCGAGCGCGAGATTGGCACGCCATTGCTGCTGCGTCTGCCGCGCGGCGTGGAACTGACTGAAGCCGGCGCACAATTGCTCGTAGACGCCCGCAGCATCCTGGCCGCGGCCGACCGTGCCATCGACACTGCCCGGCGGCTGGGGCGCGGAGAGCGAGGAGCGGTCAGCGTCGGGTTTACCGCTTCCGCGGTATTCCACCCCTACCTGCCACGAGCGATCCGCGCCTACCGCGACCGCTATCCGGGCGTGCATATATCCCTGTCGGAGAGCACATCGGCCGCACTGCTTCAGGCGTTGCGTCTGGAGGAGGTGGACGTGGCATTCGTACGCCCGCCCTATGCACTGGAGCCGGAGTGCGCCACAGAACGGGTGCTGGACGAACCCATGCTGGTGGCGTTGCCGCCAGGACATCCCTTGGACCGCAAGCGCAGCGTACCCATGACGGACTTGGCCGAAGAAGCATTCGTGCTCTATCCACGGCCCATCGGCGCTGGCCTGTACGACGCCATTCTTTCGGCCTGTCTGCGCGCGGGCTTCACACCTCGCGTGATCCAGGAGGCGCCCCAGATGGCCTCTATCATCAGCCTGGTGGCAGCCGGTGTGGGTATCGCCATCGTGCCGGCGGCCATGCGGCATATGGGTGCCGAAGGCATCGAATACCGCCCCATTCGCGGCGACGCACCGCGCGCCCTGCTGGATATGGCCTACCGTCGGCATGAACGCTCGACGGCCGCGCGCAATGCCATCGCGTTGCTTCGCGAACTCGCCCCAACGCCAGGCTAA
- a CDS encoding sugar (and other) transporter family protein has translation MFAAGFATFSLLYCVQPLMPLFTHNFQISPVQSSLSLSLSTGMLALAIFAVGLWSQALPRKGLMAASLIASAILGLMAVSLIASAILGTLAAFAPDWNSLLVLRALQGVAMGGVPAVAMAYLAEEVEPGTLGFAMGLYISGSAFGGLTGRVITGLVSDFFGWRAALGTLGLLALLAAVLFTWLLPASRRFVATRGNGWREARRGLAAHLRNGPLVSLFLLGGLLMGSFVTVYNYVGFRLLQPPFSLSQAFIGSIFVVYLVGIFASTFFGRLADRHGRGIMLVMGTVLTLSGLLLTLSNNLAVLVIGIVVFTFGFFASHAVASGWVGQMARGYKAQAASLYLLVYYLGSSVLGSVGGKSWALAGWAGVAELTGAFLLVALGLSATLALRSARQTHRALDAGREPQL, from the coding sequence TTGTTTGCCGCCGGCTTTGCTACCTTTTCCCTGCTGTATTGTGTTCAGCCCTTGATGCCGCTGTTCACCCATAATTTTCAGATCTCGCCGGTGCAAAGCAGCCTGTCACTGTCCTTGTCGACGGGCATGCTGGCGTTGGCCATTTTCGCCGTGGGGCTGTGGTCGCAGGCGTTGCCGCGCAAAGGCCTGATGGCGGCCTCGCTGATCGCGTCGGCGATATTGGGCCTGATGGCGGTCTCGCTGATCGCGTCGGCGATATTGGGCACGCTGGCGGCGTTCGCACCGGACTGGAACAGTCTCTTGGTACTACGCGCCTTACAGGGCGTCGCCATGGGCGGCGTGCCGGCGGTAGCCATGGCTTATCTGGCCGAGGAAGTCGAGCCTGGGACGCTGGGTTTCGCCATGGGGCTATACATCAGCGGCAGCGCCTTTGGCGGTTTGACAGGCCGGGTCATCACGGGGTTGGTTTCGGACTTCTTTGGCTGGCGTGCAGCCCTGGGTACGCTTGGGCTTCTGGCGCTGCTCGCAGCGGTGTTGTTCACCTGGCTGTTGCCCGCTTCGCGGCGCTTTGTCGCCACCCGCGGCAACGGCTGGCGTGAGGCGCGCAGGGGTCTGGCTGCCCATTTGCGCAACGGTCCCCTGGTCAGCCTGTTTTTGCTGGGCGGTCTGTTGATGGGGTCTTTCGTGACTGTTTACAACTACGTGGGCTTCCGGCTGCTGCAACCACCGTTTTCCCTCAGCCAGGCTTTCATCGGCAGTATTTTTGTGGTCTATCTGGTGGGTATCTTTGCGTCGACCTTCTTTGGCCGCCTGGCGGACAGGCACGGCCGGGGTATCATGTTGGTGATGGGGACGGTGCTCACACTCAGCGGCCTTTTGCTGACGCTTTCGAACAATCTGGCCGTGTTGGTGATTGGCATCGTCGTTTTCACGTTCGGGTTTTTTGCCTCTCACGCCGTGGCCAGTGGCTGGGTGGGACAGATGGCCCGGGGCTATAAGGCCCAGGCTGCCTCGCTGTATCTGCTGGTGTATTACCTGGGGTCGAGCGTACTCGGGTCCGTCGGCGGCAAGAGCTGGGCCTTGGCCGGCTGGGCGGGGGTAGCAGAACTCACGGGGGCATTTCTACTGGTGGCGTTGGGCTTGAGCGCGACCCTGGCGCTGCGCTCGGCGCGCCAGACGCATCGTGCCCTGGATGCGGGCCGGGAACCACAGCTCTGA
- a CDS encoding bacterial regulatory helix-turn-helix, lysR family protein: MIEASCAGGQALKMRNTLTKPTPLTEPAMHFDLTDLHLFLNICEAGSITAGAKASHLALPSASARLRGMEASLGTALFERQRRGVSATPAGQALAHHARVLLQQVAHLQEDLGEYALGFKGRVRLLCNTATLSEFLPDPLGKFLKAHPNVDVDVSEQASYRIVPALLQGTADVGIVSDAVDLSGLDALAFRRDRLELITPADHPLASRRALRYADTLDYDFVALEAGSALSVHLDDQAARAGRQMRARVRMRSFSALARMVQRGVGVAIIPESASRRLRLGAGLRRLSLTDEWADRRLLVCVRALDSAPAYVQALVQALRA, encoded by the coding sequence ATGATTGAAGCATCATGCGCCGGCGGGCAGGCTTTGAAAATGCGTAATACACTGACCAAGCCTACGCCGTTGACAGAGCCTGCCATGCACTTCGACCTGACCGACCTGCACTTGTTTCTCAATATCTGCGAAGCAGGCAGCATCACGGCGGGCGCAAAGGCCAGCCACCTTGCCCTGCCCTCCGCGAGCGCCCGGCTGCGAGGCATGGAGGCCTCATTGGGCACCGCCCTGTTTGAACGTCAGCGTCGTGGCGTCTCGGCCACCCCTGCCGGCCAGGCTCTGGCGCACCATGCCCGCGTACTGCTGCAGCAAGTGGCGCATCTGCAGGAGGATCTGGGCGAATACGCGCTGGGATTCAAAGGCCGCGTCCGGCTGCTGTGCAATACGGCGACTCTCTCCGAATTCTTGCCTGATCCACTGGGGAAGTTTCTGAAAGCGCATCCCAATGTCGACGTCGACGTCAGCGAGCAAGCCAGCTACCGGATCGTTCCGGCGTTGCTCCAGGGCACGGCCGATGTGGGCATCGTCTCCGATGCGGTGGATCTCAGCGGACTGGATGCGCTGGCCTTTCGCCGCGACAGACTGGAGCTGATCACGCCTGCCGATCATCCCTTGGCAAGCCGCCGTGCACTGCGCTATGCCGACACGCTGGATTACGACTTTGTCGCCCTGGAGGCTGGCAGCGCGCTGTCGGTGCATCTGGACGATCAGGCTGCCCGCGCCGGCCGGCAGATGCGAGCCCGGGTTCGCATGAGATCTTTTTCCGCCCTGGCCCGAATGGTGCAGCGCGGCGTGGGCGTGGCCATCATCCCTGAGTCGGCCAGCCGGCGTCTGAGGCTGGGTGCCGGCCTTCGTCGGCTGTCGCTGACTGACGAGTGGGCCGATCGCCGGCTGCTCGTTTGCGTGCGGGCGCTCGACAGCGCGCCCGCCTATGTCCAGGCACTGGTGCAGGCGTTGCGCGCCTAG
- a CDS encoding diguanylate cyclase domain protein yields the protein MGLGIWSMHFVGMLAFSLPISLGYDLALTGLSLVIAICSSAFALWVVTRSSLPRLRLVGAALLMGCGIAAMHYVGMEAMRMYPAIEYSPGLFFLSVVVAIVASGAALWITHNLRLTRPGAPAYRVFAAVVMGLAIVGMHYTGMAAARFSENSICMAVLHGISAGWLAASVTAVTLSVLGIALVVAVLDTRLEARTSALASSLALANEELLHLALHDALTQLPNRALLDERLIQAIARAKAARGHLAVLFIDLDGFKAVNDAYGHQSGDSLLRQLARRIENEALRPGDLVARLGGDEFIVVADMIAPTDAANLAEKLIETLSREAEVDGNTLSVTASVGISIYPDDGEDGRTLLTHADAAMYHAKRLGRDPRYSYFEPAMNENAREQLQLLQDLRQAQARGELVLYYQPKFVAPSGPVVGAEALLRWNHPKRGLISPGEFIPIAERTGLIFSIGEWVLDEACRQMRIWRDLGHSNWTVAVNLSAMQFSQAGLVETIRDTLARHLLPASCLAIEITETTAMHDAEASLAVLRELADLGISISIDDFGTGYSSLLYLKRLPASELKIDRGFISQLEHDQEDAAIVSAIIALGQRLNLRIVAEGVETQAQQQFLTELGCDSLQGFLLGKPLPPQDFLKADFARSQD from the coding sequence ATGGGCCTGGGCATATGGTCGATGCACTTCGTCGGGATGTTGGCCTTCAGCCTGCCCATCTCCCTGGGCTATGACCTCGCCCTCACCGGGCTGTCGCTAGTCATTGCCATCTGCAGCTCCGCTTTTGCACTGTGGGTCGTCACGCGCAGTTCGCTGCCACGCCTGCGCCTGGTGGGCGCCGCCTTGCTCATGGGATGCGGTATCGCAGCCATGCACTACGTGGGCATGGAGGCCATGCGCATGTATCCGGCCATCGAATATTCGCCGGGGCTGTTCTTCCTCTCTGTCGTCGTGGCCATCGTGGCTTCGGGCGCCGCCCTCTGGATCACACACAACCTGCGCCTGACCCGACCGGGAGCGCCAGCCTATCGCGTCTTCGCAGCCGTCGTCATGGGCTTGGCCATCGTCGGCATGCACTACACCGGCATGGCGGCAGCGCGGTTTTCAGAGAACAGCATCTGCATGGCCGTGCTGCACGGCATCAGCGCCGGCTGGCTGGCCGCCAGCGTCACGGCCGTCACGCTCAGCGTCCTGGGGATCGCCCTCGTGGTGGCCGTGCTCGACACGCGTCTTGAAGCGCGCACCTCGGCGCTGGCCAGCTCGCTGGCCCTGGCGAACGAGGAGCTGCTGCATCTGGCCTTGCATGACGCCCTGACTCAACTGCCCAACCGTGCCTTGCTCGACGAGCGCCTGATCCAGGCCATCGCCCGCGCGAAGGCCGCCCGAGGACACCTGGCTGTACTTTTTATTGATCTGGATGGATTCAAAGCGGTCAACGACGCCTATGGCCATCAAAGCGGCGACAGCCTGTTGCGTCAATTGGCGCGCCGCATCGAAAATGAAGCCCTGCGTCCCGGCGATCTGGTGGCGCGGCTCGGGGGGGATGAGTTCATCGTCGTCGCCGATATGATCGCCCCTACCGATGCCGCGAACCTGGCCGAAAAGCTGATCGAGACACTCTCGCGCGAAGCGGAGGTCGATGGCAATACGCTCTCGGTAACGGCCAGCGTCGGCATCTCTATCTATCCGGACGATGGCGAAGACGGCCGCACTCTGCTCACGCACGCCGATGCGGCCATGTATCACGCCAAACGGCTGGGCCGTGATCCGCGATACAGCTATTTCGAGCCGGCGATGAACGAAAACGCCCGCGAACAACTTCAGCTGCTGCAGGACCTGCGACAAGCACAAGCACGTGGCGAACTGGTGCTGTATTACCAACCCAAGTTCGTCGCTCCGTCGGGGCCGGTCGTCGGCGCCGAGGCCTTGTTGCGCTGGAACCATCCCAAGCGCGGCTTGATTTCGCCAGGTGAATTCATTCCCATCGCTGAACGTACCGGGCTGATTTTCTCCATTGGCGAATGGGTGCTGGATGAAGCCTGCCGCCAGATGCGCATCTGGCGCGATCTGGGTCACAGCAACTGGACGGTGGCCGTCAACTTGTCGGCGATGCAATTCTCTCAGGCCGGCCTGGTCGAAACCATCCGCGACACGCTTGCACGCCACCTTCTGCCGGCGAGCTGCCTGGCCATCGAAATCACCGAGACCACCGCCATGCACGATGCCGAGGCCAGCCTGGCTGTGCTGCGCGAGCTGGCGGACCTGGGAATTTCGATTTCGATCGACGATTTCGGCACCGGCTATTCCAGCCTGCTCTACCTGAAGCGGCTGCCGGCCAGCGAGTTGAAGATCGACCGGGGTTTTATCAGTCAGCTCGAGCACGACCAGGAAGATGCCGCCATCGTCTCGGCCATCATCGCGCTGGGGCAGCGGCTGAATCTGCGGATCGTCGCCGAAGGCGTGGAGACCCAGGCCCAGCAGCAATTTCTCACCGAGCTGGGTTGCGACTCGCTGCAAGGCTTTCTGCTTGGCAAACCACTGCCGCCTCAGGATTTCCTGAAAGCGGATTTCGCTCGCAGCCAGGATTGA
- a CDS encoding oxidoreductase, NAD-binding Rossmann fold family protein has protein sequence MSVLHVGVAGFGAIGQAVAQALDQGLPGLRLAAIAVRNPARYENRRWQSDKPAFTDLPGLAERCDVVVEAAPAAVFRELAEPVLRAGKKLLVLSSGALLRNEDMIDLARQHGGQIIIPSGAILGLDALTAAAEGQIHSVTMITRKPPLGLAGAPYLQTHGIDLSEITEPTLVFRGSPREAAIGFPANLNVAVSVSLAGIGADRSTLEIWADPTVTRNVHRVEVDSDSASFSMEIQNIPSENPKTGKITAQSVVAALRKLTAPLRVGT, from the coding sequence ATGTCAGTCCTTCACGTTGGAGTCGCCGGGTTCGGCGCCATCGGCCAAGCCGTCGCCCAAGCCCTGGACCAGGGACTGCCCGGCCTGCGGCTTGCTGCCATCGCGGTGCGTAATCCGGCTCGCTATGAAAACCGGCGATGGCAATCGGACAAACCCGCCTTCACCGATCTGCCCGGCCTCGCCGAGCGCTGCGATGTGGTGGTCGAGGCAGCTCCGGCAGCCGTTTTCCGCGAATTGGCCGAACCCGTCCTGCGCGCGGGCAAGAAATTGCTGGTGCTGAGCTCCGGGGCGTTGTTGCGCAATGAGGATATGATCGATCTGGCCCGGCAGCACGGCGGCCAGATCATCATCCCCTCCGGCGCCATTCTCGGGCTGGATGCTCTGACTGCCGCCGCCGAGGGCCAGATCCACTCCGTCACCATGATCACCCGTAAGCCGCCGCTGGGTCTGGCCGGCGCCCCCTATCTGCAGACCCATGGCATCGACCTGAGCGAAATCACCGAACCTACGCTTGTCTTCCGCGGTTCGCCGCGCGAGGCGGCCATCGGCTTTCCTGCCAACCTCAATGTCGCCGTGAGTGTGTCACTGGCCGGCATCGGCGCAGACCGCAGCACACTCGAAATCTGGGCCGACCCGACCGTCACCCGCAATGTACATCGCGTGGAAGTCGACTCCGATTCGGCCAGCTTCTCGATGGAGATCCAGAATATCCCGTCGGAAAATCCAAAAACCGGAAAGATAACCGCGCAAAGCGTGGTGGCTGCGCTACGCAAACTGACGGCGCCTTTGCGCGTCGGCACATGA
- a CDS encoding putative exported protein, with the protein MQFPGTQPKSSPNWSPPATLTMTVEPAGTPAPAPIHDTPESVAEYQRCRTVSDRAAVSNEQRTAGVAACLKALQERRQH; encoded by the coding sequence ATGCAGTTTCCGGGCACTCAACCCAAGAGCTCGCCCAACTGGTCGCCACCCGCTACGCTGACAATGACGGTGGAGCCCGCCGGCACGCCGGCCCCCGCGCCTATTCACGATACGCCGGAAAGCGTGGCCGAGTATCAGCGGTGCCGCACCGTCTCGGATCGTGCTGCAGTCAGCAATGAGCAGCGCACCGCGGGTGTGGCCGCTTGCCTGAAGGCTTTGCAAGAACGCCGCCAGCATTGA
- a CDS encoding ABC-2 type transporter family protein: MIITPLTFLGGTFYSIKMLPPFWQTVTLFNPVVYLVSGFRWSFFGSADVSLELSIGMTLLFLAVCVLTVRWIFKTGYRLKT; this comes from the coding sequence ATGATCATCACGCCGCTGACCTTCTTGGGCGGCACGTTCTATTCGATCAAAATGCTGCCGCCCTTCTGGCAGACCGTGACGCTCTTTAATCCCGTCGTTTATCTCGTCAGTGGTTTTCGCTGGAGTTTCTTCGGATCGGCGGACGTCAGCCTGGAACTGAGCATAGGCATGACGCTGCTCTTTCTCGCGGTTTGTGTGCTGACGGTACGCTGGATCTTCAAGACGGGCTATCGTCTGAAGACGTGA
- a CDS encoding oxidoreductase family protein, producing the protein MSQATELDDPRPQPPEAPGSNECCQSGCIPCVYDFYDEAMSDYREALKAWLQRHPENGG; encoded by the coding sequence ATGTCACAGGCCACCGAACTCGATGACCCGCGCCCGCAGCCGCCCGAGGCGCCGGGCTCCAATGAATGCTGCCAGAGCGGCTGCATTCCCTGTGTCTATGACTTCTATGACGAGGCCATGTCCGATTACCGGGAGGCGCTTAAGGCCTGGCTGCAGCGCCACCCGGAAAACGGCGGCTGA
- a CDS encoding helix-turn-helix family protein, whose amino-acid sequence MNTHKHARLTFLRRLEMVQQLIAHQVCVPEAARAYGVTAPTVRKWLGRFLAQGQAGLADASSRPTVSPRAIAPAKALAIVELRRKRLTQARIAQALGVSASTVSRVLARAGLSHLADLEPAEPVVRYEHQAPGDLLHIDIKKLGRIQRPGHRVTGNRRDTVEGAGWDFVFVAIDDHARVAFTDIHPDERFPSAVQFLKDAVAYYQRLGVTIQRLLTDNGSAFRSRAFAALCHELGIKHRFTRPYRPQTNGKAERFIQSALREWAYAHTYQNSQHRADAMKSWLHHYNWHRPHQGIGRAVPISRLNLDEYNLLTVHN is encoded by the coding sequence ATGAACACCCATAAGCATGCCCGATTGACCTTCCTACGTCGACTCGAAATGGTCCAGCAATTGATCGCCCATCAAGTTTGTGTGCCTGAAGCGGCCCGCGCCTATGGGGTCACCGCGCCGACTGTGCGCAAATGGCTGGGCCGCTTCCTGGCTCAGGGCCAGGCGGGCTTGGCCGATGCGTCCTCGCGCCCGACGGTCTCGCCCCGAGCGATTGCGCCGGCCAAGGCGCTGGCTATCGTGGAGCTGCGCCGCAAGCGGCTGACCCAAGCGCGCATCGCCCAGGCGCTGGGCGTGTCAGCCAGCACCGTCAGCCGCGTCCTGGCCCGCGCCGGTCTGTCGCACCTGGCCGACCTGGAGCCGGCCGAGCCGGTGGTGCGCTACGAGCATCAGGCCCCCGGCGATCTGCTGCACATCGACATCAAGAAGCTGGGACGTATCCAGCGCCCTGGCCACCGGGTCACGGGCAACCGACGCGATACCGTTGAGGGGGCCGGCTGGGACTTCGTCTTCGTGGCCATCGATGACCACGCCCGCGTGGCCTTCACCGACATCCACCCCGACGAGCGCTTCCCCAGCGCCGTCCAGTTCCTCAAGGACGCAGTGGCCTACTACCAGCGCCTGGGCGTGACCATCCAGCGCTTGCTCACCGACAATGGCTCGGCCTTTCGCAGCCGCGCCTTCGCCGCGCTGTGCCATGAGCTGGGCATCAAGCACCGCTTTACCCGACCTTACCGCCCACAGACCAATGGCAAGGCCGAACGCTTCATCCAGTCGGCCTTGCGTGAGTGGGCTTACGCTCACACCTACCAGAACTCCCAACACCGAGCCGATGCCATGAAATCCTGGCTACACCACTACAACTGGCATCGACCCCACCAAGGCATCGGGCGCGCTGTACCCATCTCCAGACTCAACCTGGACGAATACAACCTATTGACAGTTCACAACTAG
- a CDS encoding sulfite exporter TauE/SafE family protein → MGGSVAVAVLAVFLLAGFVKGCIGLGMPTVAVGLLSMTMPATQAAALLVVPAVITNVWQMASGGHFRVLLRQLAPLLITICLGTALGVWLFRNVSETGASSLLGAALLCYAAVGLSPLALRVPPRHEGWLGALCGAVTGLITAVTGVFVLPAVPYLQALGMGRNLLVQAMGISFVVSTLAMAGGLVYAGALGPAELGGSAVALVPAMLGMWGGQKLRERISEKAFKRGFFVALALLGVNLLLKS, encoded by the coding sequence ATGGGCGGCTCTGTCGCCGTGGCGGTCCTGGCGGTTTTTCTGCTGGCGGGCTTCGTCAAAGGGTGCATCGGGCTGGGCATGCCCACAGTCGCCGTCGGGCTGCTCAGCATGACTATGCCTGCGACGCAGGCAGCCGCCTTGCTTGTGGTGCCTGCCGTCATCACCAATGTCTGGCAAATGGCCTCGGGTGGGCACTTTCGGGTGCTGTTGCGGCAGTTGGCGCCGTTGTTGATCACCATCTGTCTGGGCACGGCGCTGGGCGTGTGGTTGTTTCGTAACGTCAGCGAGACCGGCGCGTCCAGTCTGCTGGGCGCTGCGCTGCTGTGCTATGCCGCCGTCGGGCTGTCCCCGCTGGCGTTGCGCGTGCCGCCGCGGCACGAAGGGTGGTTGGGCGCGTTGTGCGGCGCGGTCACGGGGCTGATCACGGCTGTCACCGGCGTGTTTGTATTGCCTGCGGTACCGTATCTTCAGGCCCTGGGGATGGGTCGCAACCTGCTGGTGCAGGCCATGGGGATTTCTTTCGTGGTCTCCACGCTGGCCATGGCAGGCGGGCTGGTCTATGCCGGGGCGTTAGGCCCTGCCGAGCTGGGGGGCTCGGCCGTGGCATTGGTGCCAGCGATGCTGGGCATGTGGGGAGGGCAGAAACTGCGCGAGCGCATAAGCGAAAAGGCTTTCAAGCGCGGTTTTTTCGTTGCGCTGGCTTTGCTCGGTGTGAACCTTTTGCTCAAGTCCTGA
- a CDS encoding ABC-2 type transporter family protein: MNWYAVRAIYLFEMARAWRTLMQSVASPVISTSLYFVVFGSAIGSHMVEIGGVSYGAFIVPGMIMLSLLTQSVANASFGIYMPRFSGTIYEILSAPISYVEIVMGYVGAAASKSVLLGLIMLATARLFVAYEVEHPVWMVVFLVFTAVTFSLFVSSSGCGRMALRNCRSSR; encoded by the coding sequence ATGAATTGGTACGCAGTTCGAGCCATCTATCTGTTCGAAATGGCGCGCGCCTGGCGCACGCTCATGCAAAGCGTTGCCTCGCCGGTCATATCGACGTCTCTGTACTTTGTGGTTTTCGGTTCGGCGATCGGCTCGCATATGGTCGAGATAGGCGGCGTGAGTTATGGCGCGTTCATCGTGCCTGGCATGATCATGCTGTCGCTGTTGACGCAGAGTGTCGCCAACGCGTCGTTTGGCATCTATATGCCGCGTTTTTCAGGAACGATTTACGAAATCCTCTCTGCGCCTATTTCGTATGTCGAGATCGTGATGGGATATGTCGGCGCGGCCGCCAGCAAGTCTGTTCTGCTGGGGTTGATCATGCTGGCCACGGCGCGGCTATTCGTGGCGTACGAGGTCGAGCATCCGGTCTGGATGGTCGTGTTTCTCGTGTTCACGGCCGTGACCTTCAGCTTGTTCGTTTCATCATCGGGGTGTGGGCGGATGGCTTTGAGAAACTGCAGATCATCCCGTTGA
- a CDS encoding lipoprotein: MKLTLNTDGRYTLSRLYQDRQSKPELVSGRFHWLPGDGAIALEGDDSRWQLGENQLSMLDTEGKVITGPLAHHYILRRTAH; the protein is encoded by the coding sequence ATGAAGCTGACCTTGAACACGGATGGCCGCTATACGCTCAGCCGCCTCTATCAGGACCGGCAATCCAAGCCCGAACTGGTAAGCGGTCGTTTCCATTGGCTGCCGGGCGACGGCGCGATCGCACTCGAAGGCGATGACAGCCGTTGGCAGCTTGGCGAAAACCAATTGTCCATGCTCGACACGGAAGGCAAGGTCATTACCGGCCCCTTGGCCCACCATTACATCCTGCGTCGTACGGCCCACTGA
- a CDS encoding putative ferredoxin-2 produces the protein MTYRIEWPGVASDEQADGWILPCVAYAESNLVLQVPDAEPLPPAPDVARQQLTGARR, from the coding sequence GTGACTTACCGCATCGAGTGGCCTGGGGTGGCCAGTGATGAGCAAGCCGACGGTTGGATCTTGCCCTGCGTGGCTTATGCCGAGTCCAATCTGGTGTTGCAGGTGCCCGACGCAGAGCCCTTGCCGCCCGCACCCGACGTCGCGCGCCAGCAACTGACGGGGGCGCGGCGTTGA
- a CDS encoding putative lipoprotein, translated as MFKYLSPLAVSVLLAACTAPAEKPLTSPDAHTSRTAVDWQGSYAGVLPCADCPASK; from the coding sequence ATGTTCAAGTACCTCAGCCCCCTGGCCGTGTCGGTCCTGCTGGCTGCCTGCACCGCCCCCGCAGAAAAACCGCTGACCTCCCCGGATGCTCACACGTCGCGCACGGCCGTGGACTGGCAAGGCAGCTATGCAGGTGTATTGCCATGCGCGGACTGCCCGGCATCGAAATGA
- a CDS encoding NUDIX domain protein, whose product MNTMSIDPQEQHLAETRQSSELVYDGSFLKVRRDMVRLPNDHVVSREYVVHPGAVVVIPLLDDGRVLLERQFRYPVERVMTEFPAGKLDPGEDPLACAKRELLEETGYTASQWARAGALHLAIAYSTEIIHIYFARGLVAGERRLDQDEFLDVHSETLPALLAACQRADVTDAKTLTCMLWLQNVISGDWKLDWQDA is encoded by the coding sequence GTGAACACCATGTCCATCGATCCTCAAGAGCAACACCTGGCCGAAACCCGGCAAAGCAGCGAGCTGGTCTATGACGGCAGCTTCCTCAAAGTGCGCCGCGATATGGTGCGTCTGCCGAACGATCACGTCGTCTCGCGCGAATACGTTGTCCATCCCGGTGCGGTGGTGGTCATTCCTTTGCTCGATGATGGGCGCGTGTTGCTGGAGCGGCAGTTCCGATATCCGGTCGAGCGCGTCATGACGGAGTTTCCTGCTGGCAAGCTGGATCCGGGCGAGGATCCTTTGGCTTGCGCCAAGCGCGAACTCCTGGAGGAGACCGGTTATACCGCCTCCCAATGGGCACGCGCAGGCGCGCTGCATCTGGCCATCGCGTATTCGACGGAGATCATCCATATCTACTTCGCACGCGGCCTGGTCGCCGGCGAGCGTCGCCTGGACCAGGACGAGTTTCTGGATGTGCATAGCGAGACGTTGCCGGCGCTGCTTGCCGCGTGTCAGCGCGCAGACGTGACAGATGCCAAGACCTTAACCTGCATGCTCTGGCTGCAGAATGTGATCTCGGGAGACTGGAAGCTCGATTGGCAGGACGCGTGA